A single window of Streptococcus cristatus ATCC 51100 DNA harbors:
- the nrdR gene encoding transcriptional regulator NrdR, with protein MRCPKCGGSKSSVVDSRQAEDGNTIRRRRECEECQHRFTTYERVEERTLVVVKKDGTREQFSRDKIFNGIIRSAQKRPVSSDEIEELVNRIEQKLRSQSENEIASEYIGSLVMDELAELDEITYVRFASVYRSFKDVGELESLLKQITKGSKKKKEK; from the coding sequence ATGCGTTGTCCCAAATGTGGCGGAAGCAAATCAAGTGTGGTTGACAGCCGGCAGGCAGAAGATGGAAATACAATCCGTCGTCGCCGTGAATGCGAGGAATGCCAGCATCGTTTTACAACTTATGAGCGCGTGGAAGAAAGAACCCTAGTCGTTGTCAAAAAAGATGGAACGCGTGAGCAGTTTTCTCGGGATAAGATCTTTAACGGAATCATCCGCTCCGCTCAAAAGCGTCCGGTATCAAGTGACGAGATTGAAGAATTGGTCAATCGGATTGAGCAAAAACTTCGCAGTCAGAGTGAAAATGAAATTGCCAGCGAATATATTGGCTCTCTGGTCATGGATGAGCTGGCCGAACTGGATGAAATTACCTATGTCCGTTTTGCCAGTGTTTATCGGAGTTTCAAAGATGTTGGCGAGCTGGAAAGCCTTTTGAAGCAGATTACCAAGGGTTCTAAGAAGAAAAAGGAAAAATAA
- a CDS encoding alanine/glycine:cation symporter family protein — protein MLKLLNQIDSLVWGPPLLILLVGTGLYLTLRLRLLQISRLSRAFRLIFVSGEDHHGDVSSFAALCTALAATVGTGNIIGVATAIKVGGPGALFWMWLAAFFGMATKYAEGLLAIKYRSKDAHGAVAGGPMHYILLGMGEKWRPLAIFFAVAGVLVALLGIGTFTQVNSITEAMQNTIQLPPAVTASILAILVALVIFSGIQSIARVSTKVVPFMAAIYILGTVTVLAVNLDRLLPTLQLVFSSAFSQTAAVGGFTGATIQMAIQNGVARGVFSNESGLGSAPIAAAAARTKEPVEQGLISMTGTFIDTLIICSLTGLTILITGVWDGNLNGVSLTQAAFASVFANFGPILLSVFLVLFAFTTILGWNYYGERCFEFLFGVKYIRLYRIIFVAMVLLGGFIELEAVWVIADIVNALMALPNLIALLALSPVIIAETKKYFDKKG, from the coding sequence ATGTTGAAATTGTTGAATCAAATTGATTCTCTGGTCTGGGGGCCTCCCCTCTTGATTTTATTAGTTGGCACAGGGCTCTATCTGACACTTCGTCTGAGGTTGCTACAGATTTCACGCCTTTCTCGCGCCTTTCGCTTAATTTTTGTTTCCGGTGAGGATCATCATGGAGACGTGTCAAGTTTTGCAGCTCTTTGTACAGCATTGGCAGCCACGGTTGGAACGGGGAATATTATCGGTGTAGCGACTGCCATAAAAGTTGGTGGACCGGGCGCCTTATTTTGGATGTGGCTAGCAGCTTTCTTTGGAATGGCAACCAAGTATGCCGAAGGTTTATTAGCAATCAAGTATCGTTCTAAGGATGCTCACGGAGCAGTTGCTGGTGGTCCTATGCATTATATTCTTTTGGGGATGGGCGAAAAATGGCGTCCACTGGCTATCTTCTTTGCTGTAGCAGGTGTCTTGGTGGCTCTTTTAGGGATTGGGACCTTCACACAGGTGAATTCCATTACAGAAGCTATGCAGAATACCATTCAGTTGCCTCCAGCTGTGACTGCCTCTATCTTGGCTATTTTGGTGGCTCTGGTTATTTTTAGCGGTATCCAGTCGATTGCTCGAGTGTCGACCAAGGTTGTGCCTTTTATGGCAGCTATTTATATCTTGGGGACTGTGACTGTGTTAGCAGTCAATCTAGATCGTCTGCTGCCCACTCTCCAGCTAGTCTTTAGTTCTGCATTTAGTCAGACGGCTGCTGTCGGTGGCTTTACTGGTGCAACCATCCAGATGGCGATTCAAAATGGGGTCGCGCGCGGGGTATTCTCCAATGAATCTGGTTTGGGGTCTGCACCTATTGCAGCGGCGGCAGCTCGGACTAAGGAACCGGTAGAACAAGGCTTGATTTCCATGACCGGAACCTTTATCGATACCTTGATTATCTGTAGTTTGACAGGATTGACGATTTTAATCACAGGGGTCTGGGATGGCAATCTTAACGGCGTGTCCTTGACTCAGGCAGCCTTTGCGAGTGTTTTTGCTAATTTTGGTCCAATTCTTCTATCCGTTTTTCTAGTTCTGTTTGCTTTTACCACTATTTTAGGCTGGAACTATTACGGTGAACGTTGCTTTGAGTTCCTGTTTGGTGTTAAATATATTCGCTTGTACCGAATCATCTTTGTCGCTATGGTGCTCTTAGGTGGCTTTATCGAGTTAGAAGCAGTTTGGGTCATTGCCGATATTGTCAATGCCTTGATGGCCTTGCCAAATCTGATTGCTCTTTTGGCCTTATCTCCTGTTATTATTGCTGAGACCAAAAAGTATTTTGACAAGAAGGGCTGA
- a CDS encoding DnaD domain protein, which yields MKPNDHFSFLSNNQVSQDMSGLTRYYLPIVGKDAVALYLYLVSFWDNGTQQRLFSHILNHLDFGMEVLERSLERLSAIGLLELFQTETGFFIRLYPTLSAEDFFAHHVYSSLLEKKIGQAAVDKLRPENPAGQKIGASFSQIYGMEEVGPTRTSRQNDFDLTHFKQRMAQDGLRFADEKSDLLDLFAIAEQKKWTWYETYVLARETAVSHVISTKRMQQKILQKPVSGDFSQQEQSIIREAKSKQPLLFLAEIKKTRQAAITRSERKLIQDLAEMGLLDEVINIILLLTFNKVDSANINEKYALKVANDFSYQKVTSAEEAVLKIRERNQQTNSRPAQVSPAAAKSNVPNWSQPDYKNETSLEKQAELEEQKRRLLARLEEGGD from the coding sequence ATGAAACCAAATGATCATTTTTCTTTCTTGTCTAATAACCAGGTCAGTCAAGATATGAGCGGACTGACCCGTTATTACCTACCCATTGTGGGCAAGGATGCAGTCGCGCTTTATCTTTATCTAGTTTCTTTTTGGGATAATGGAACTCAGCAGCGACTTTTCAGTCATATTCTGAATCATCTTGATTTTGGTATGGAAGTGTTGGAGAGGAGCTTGGAACGCCTATCAGCTATTGGCTTGCTAGAGCTTTTCCAGACGGAAACGGGATTTTTCATCCGACTCTATCCAACCTTGTCCGCTGAGGACTTCTTTGCTCATCATGTGTACAGTAGTCTTTTGGAGAAAAAGATTGGTCAGGCGGCAGTAGACAAGCTACGACCAGAAAATCCAGCTGGACAAAAAATCGGTGCTTCTTTTAGCCAGATTTATGGCATGGAAGAGGTCGGTCCGACGAGAACCAGTCGCCAGAATGATTTTGACTTGACACATTTTAAACAGAGAATGGCTCAGGATGGCTTGCGTTTTGCGGATGAAAAATCGGATCTCTTGGACTTGTTTGCTATTGCGGAGCAGAAGAAATGGACGTGGTATGAGACCTATGTCTTAGCGCGTGAAACAGCTGTGTCACATGTGATTTCGACGAAACGGATGCAGCAAAAGATTCTGCAAAAACCAGTTTCGGGAGATTTTTCTCAGCAAGAGCAGTCTATTATCCGTGAGGCTAAAAGCAAGCAGCCACTACTCTTTTTGGCCGAAATCAAGAAAACCCGTCAGGCGGCCATTACGCGTAGTGAACGGAAGCTGATTCAGGATTTGGCAGAGATGGGACTGTTGGATGAAGTTATCAATATCATCCTGCTATTGACTTTTAATAAGGTTGATTCGGCCAATATCAATGAAAAGTATGCCCTCAAGGTGGCCAATGACTTTTCTTATCAAAAGGTGACCTCGGCTGAAGAGGCAGTCCTGAAAATCCGTGAGCGTAATCAGCAGACGAATAGTCGTCCTGCGCAAGTCAGCCCAGCTGCTGCTAAAAGCAATGTGCCGAACTGGAGTCAGCCGGATTACAAAAATGAAACTAGCTTAGAAAAGCAAGCTGAACTAGAAGAGCAAAAAAGAAGACTTTTAGCAAGACTGGAAGAAGGAGGCGATTAA